One Sulfolobus sp. S-194 DNA segment encodes these proteins:
- a CDS encoding glycosyltransferase, translating to MIVSVTAELGIDFGENFAGGLGVLEGDKFYASARLGIDYTVFTLFYRKGYTGNEEKQKELLKNLVKEWETEIELKKGKIEIEYLTYKLNTAKAIFINILSPDWATKLNEKLYIENSEEDRFYKYLVLAKATEKYITEKIGWDKIKYVDLQEAYPSFLPLLRNFPRYRIIIHTPAPWGHPTFPARYFKEEFGFEFPFDPVVMTEIGLSAAAQGIVVSKKMLHHVSKTFPHHMHKIKAITNAVEIPRWRHPLLNNIKDLDDFIKKKKEVKKESLKKLGKENEKPTISWVRRITQYKRPEFILRLIDEMKDDVIFIIGGKAHPYEYYGVELEKKFKEYAQKRNNVIYVQGVDIQLMKLTIWSSDIWTFTPYSGWEASGTSFMKAGVNGVPSVASRDGAVPEIIKDGYNGWLYGEDRYELLPVDTYDREYEEFAKKVKEALDKYYEVGYNAYHTFSDFCSMDRLMKEYVL from the coding sequence ATGATAGTTAGTGTTACAGCAGAATTGGGAATTGACTTTGGTGAGAACTTTGCAGGTGGTTTGGGTGTTCTGGAAGGAGATAAGTTTTATGCCTCAGCAAGATTAGGAATTGATTACACGGTCTTTACACTATTTTATAGGAAAGGATATACTGGAAATGAGGAGAAACAGAAAGAATTACTTAAAAATCTCGTTAAAGAATGGGAAACTGAAATAGAACTTAAAAAGGGAAAAATAGAGATTGAGTACTTAACATACAAGCTCAATACTGCTAAAGCTATATTTATCAACATTTTATCACCAGATTGGGCTACGAAACTTAACGAGAAACTTTACATTGAAAACTCAGAAGAAGATAGGTTTTATAAGTATTTAGTTCTTGCTAAAGCAACTGAGAAATACATTACCGAGAAGATCGGTTGGGATAAGATAAAATATGTGGATTTACAAGAAGCCTATCCATCTTTTTTACCGTTATTAAGAAATTTCCCCAGATATAGAATAATCATACATACACCAGCACCATGGGGTCATCCTACATTTCCAGCAAGATATTTTAAAGAAGAATTCGGTTTTGAATTCCCCTTCGACCCCGTTGTTATGACAGAGATAGGATTATCAGCAGCCGCACAGGGAATAGTAGTCTCAAAAAAGATGTTACACCACGTAAGCAAAACATTTCCACATCATATGCATAAAATAAAGGCTATAACTAATGCTGTCGAAATACCCAGATGGAGGCATCCTTTATTAAATAACATTAAAGATCTTGATGATTTTATCAAGAAGAAAAAAGAAGTGAAAAAAGAGAGTTTAAAGAAACTTGGAAAGGAGAATGAGAAACCAACAATAAGCTGGGTAAGGAGAATAACCCAGTATAAAAGACCAGAATTCATATTAAGATTAATTGATGAAATGAAGGATGATGTAATTTTCATAATTGGTGGAAAAGCACACCCATATGAGTACTATGGTGTAGAACTAGAGAAGAAATTTAAGGAATATGCCCAAAAAAGAAATAATGTAATTTACGTTCAAGGAGTAGATATACAATTAATGAAATTGACAATATGGTCTAGTGATATATGGACCTTTACACCATATTCTGGATGGGAGGCTAGTGGAACAAGTTTTATGAAAGCTGGAGTTAATGGAGTTCCTTCTGTGGCCTCAAGAGACGGTGCTGTACCAGAGATTATTAAGGACGGGTATAATGGTTGGCTTTATGGAGAAGATAGATATGAGCTTCTGCCAGTAGATACATATGATAGAGAATATGAGGAATTTGCAAAAAAGGTGAAGGAAGCTTTAGACAAGTACTATGAAGTTGGCTATAACGCTTACCATACTTTTTCTGATTTTTGTTCTATGGATAGACTTATGAAAGAATACGTTTTATAA
- a CDS encoding sulfurtransferase TusA family protein translates to MSEDLKLRNPDQVLDVRGESCPVPEMGASKKLKKMKVGQLLEVLTDHQPAVDVTLPSLAKNLGYPYAIIKDGEIYRVRILKVK, encoded by the coding sequence ATGAGTGAAGATCTCAAATTACGAAACCCAGATCAGGTATTAGATGTAAGAGGTGAATCTTGTCCAGTGCCAGAAATGGGCGCAAGCAAAAAATTGAAGAAAATGAAAGTCGGTCAATTACTTGAAGTTTTAACTGATCACCAACCAGCGGTAGACGTAACATTACCTTCATTGGCAAAAAACTTAGGTTATCCGTACGCGATAATTAAAGATGGTGAAATTTACCGTGTGAGAATCCTGAAGGTGAAATAA
- a CDS encoding MFS transporter, with translation MDRNKIDIILLLISRITRSITAGFLAVVIGLYFLHIGFSLLQIGVLFGVGAFASPLIAFIFSIFADVQGRKVALLVTLSFLPISILILLLSKNFYLLALASALGGFGIAGGLVGGGIGATVAPIQTAILAEKVSQENRTKIYSIFTLASTYAGAGGALLSYIKNYDELFVLGLVLSILSFIASVPIRVSPIVRKDKEEEKNKDLNVIKKFTYTGIFNGIAQGLITPFIPVIFEKFYSLSRPEIGLIVFFGGIVSATVMFLTPYFTELLGFVKFIIITRGISSVLILIFPFLHISLLAEIDYVLFTTFRVFALPSQQALMMNLVSERRRATASGINQTARLLPSALSTTLSGFLLTLALSIPFISSFVVNMINLFLYYKFFWNVPEAQAKKKVKYVSMND, from the coding sequence GTGGATAGGAACAAAATAGACATAATACTTCTTTTAATCTCCAGGATAACGAGAAGTATAACAGCAGGCTTCCTTGCAGTTGTTATCGGTTTATATTTCCTTCATATAGGTTTTTCATTACTTCAAATAGGAGTATTATTTGGAGTAGGTGCGTTCGCTTCCCCCTTAATAGCTTTTATCTTCTCTATTTTTGCTGATGTACAAGGCAGAAAAGTAGCGTTATTAGTTACACTATCCTTCCTTCCAATTAGCATACTTATACTATTACTGAGTAAAAACTTTTACCTTTTGGCTTTAGCTTCTGCACTAGGTGGTTTCGGTATTGCCGGAGGTTTAGTAGGTGGAGGAATTGGTGCTACGGTTGCCCCTATTCAGACTGCTATTTTAGCAGAAAAAGTCAGTCAGGAAAATAGGACTAAAATATATTCTATCTTTACTTTAGCTTCAACCTATGCTGGAGCCGGTGGAGCATTGTTAAGTTATATCAAAAACTATGACGAACTTTTCGTTTTAGGTTTGGTCTTATCGATACTCTCATTTATTGCATCTGTTCCGATAAGAGTATCTCCTATTGTAAGGAAAGATAAAGAAGAGGAAAAGAATAAGGATTTGAACGTGATTAAGAAGTTCACATATACTGGAATATTTAACGGAATAGCCCAAGGTCTTATAACACCATTTATTCCAGTGATTTTTGAGAAATTTTATTCATTGAGTAGACCGGAAATTGGATTAATTGTATTTTTTGGCGGAATAGTCTCAGCTACAGTAATGTTCCTAACACCTTATTTTACCGAACTATTAGGATTTGTAAAGTTCATTATAATAACAAGAGGAATCTCTTCAGTCTTAATCCTAATCTTTCCGTTTCTTCATATCTCGTTATTGGCCGAAATAGATTATGTTTTATTTACAACGTTTAGAGTTTTCGCTTTACCTTCGCAACAAGCATTAATGATGAATCTAGTAAGTGAAAGACGAAGAGCTACAGCAAGCGGTATTAATCAGACAGCAAGACTGTTACCCTCAGCACTTTCAACAACTTTATCCGGTTTCCTATTAACTTTAGCGTTATCAATTCCCTTTATATCCTCTTTCGTTGTAAATATGATAAACCTGTTCTTATATTATAAGTTCTTCTGGAATGTACCAGAAGCTCAAGCGAAAAAGAAAGTAAAATATGTTTCTATGAACGATTAA
- a CDS encoding glycosyltransferase, whose amino-acid sequence MVKIGIVYDNFLSPYFAGGGSVHAFEVTVRLKKYFDIVYIPSSKSLRWPKEALEKKVKEIKDLGIDIADEFYDILDKYGKFRNAKIKDYVRIFNVKDIDILYEPDHTSFDIFYFGKKFGITFHVPPFYTNSLRYLSRLIKFYKFNPSTGKGFYTRFLYNELIAKPKHRSLLRKYPPTFIAAVSSSSLVESGLNGKILKPGNAFDPSLLKYRGRGKEDYVVFWSRLNQDKGFPELPDILKIINKEVKTKLVVMGKFFDNYNKNLFFKKVKKYGINVDYLGFVPKEKLYDIASKAKVLIYPSHVDGFSLVVLEALALGIPVVAYDIPAISSVYGDLNQVKIVKEFDKESMAKEAIKIIKMSDKEIEDLMNNDEKLLKFLELHSSWDNVAEAVKNVILTGVNT is encoded by the coding sequence ATGGTAAAAATAGGAATTGTATACGATAATTTTCTATCACCTTACTTCGCAGGTGGTGGAAGTGTTCATGCATTCGAAGTAACTGTGCGTCTGAAAAAATATTTTGATATTGTTTATATTCCATCATCTAAATCATTAAGATGGCCTAAAGAAGCTCTAGAGAAGAAGGTAAAAGAGATTAAAGATCTAGGAATAGATATTGCTGATGAATTCTATGATATTTTAGATAAATATGGTAAGTTTAGAAATGCTAAGATTAAGGATTATGTTAGAATTTTTAACGTAAAAGACATAGATATATTATATGAACCAGACCACACAAGTTTCGACATATTCTATTTTGGAAAAAAGTTCGGGATAACGTTTCATGTACCTCCTTTCTATACTAATTCTCTTAGATATCTTTCGAGATTAATAAAATTTTATAAGTTTAACCCGTCAACTGGTAAGGGATTTTATACTCGTTTTCTCTATAATGAATTAATAGCAAAACCTAAGCATAGATCGTTATTAAGAAAGTATCCTCCGACATTTATAGCTGCAGTAAGTAGCAGCAGTTTAGTTGAGAGTGGTTTAAATGGTAAGATTTTAAAACCCGGTAATGCATTTGACCCTTCACTTCTGAAATATAGAGGAAGGGGTAAGGAAGATTACGTTGTATTCTGGAGTAGGTTAAATCAAGATAAGGGTTTTCCGGAACTTCCTGACATTTTAAAGATCATAAACAAGGAAGTAAAGACCAAGTTAGTAGTAATGGGAAAGTTTTTTGACAATTATAATAAAAACCTCTTCTTTAAAAAGGTTAAGAAGTATGGGATAAACGTTGATTATTTAGGTTTTGTACCCAAAGAAAAGCTTTATGATATAGCCTCTAAGGCTAAGGTTCTAATTTATCCATCTCATGTTGATGGTTTTTCTTTAGTAGTTCTCGAAGCTTTAGCCTTGGGAATCCCTGTAGTAGCTTATGATATCCCAGCAATAAGTAGTGTTTACGGTGATTTAAATCAGGTAAAGATAGTAAAGGAGTTTGATAAAGAGAGTATGGCAAAGGAGGCTATTAAGATTATTAAGATGTCAGATAAGGAAATCGAAGATCTAATGAATAACGACGAAAAGTTATTGAAGTTTTTGGAGTTACATTCCAGTTGGGATAACGTTGCTGAGGCAGTTAAAAATGTGATACTCACGGGAGTAAATACTTAA
- a CDS encoding YeeE/YedE family protein, whose product MPSMVLQPVLQENWALVYGLFGLSGFILGWVAQRGNYCFVNAMTSIFTTRSFERFGALLILFGLSALGCGLLVAFGVIPAVDQYYFNYFAGWYILVGSLVFGFGAALAGGCNLSMLYRAASGYVQNWIELFGMMIGTYIFAIGIWPFQQYTMEKGIFSTTLGGYVEYLPYVIFHSVSPMAVYMTTIILSLPLIILGIYLQQYTKKKWSMNFRMNTPGIMAYKPPAPVSIGKEGEEKKDWKKEALDMLLLKKPYGTNLSTVILALDMIFVFIVGAGYTFNYLVITSSDGGRFFEYLLMIPGINLFLNTPWFNDSLPIVDPSTLMVVMLCIGAFAASFLSGDFKIRIPKEKKRLLIGFLGGILVGIGVRMALGCNVGLMWTNFAQLGYDGIIFLFGMLGGVWLAVKVQERL is encoded by the coding sequence ATGCCAAGTATGGTACTACAGCCAGTACTTCAAGAGAATTGGGCATTAGTTTATGGCCTTTTTGGTTTAAGTGGTTTCATCTTAGGTTGGGTTGCACAAAGGGGAAATTATTGTTTTGTAAACGCCATGACATCAATATTTACAACAAGAAGTTTTGAAAGATTTGGAGCCTTATTAATTCTATTCGGACTTTCAGCATTAGGTTGTGGTTTACTCGTAGCTTTTGGGGTAATTCCGGCTGTCGATCAATATTATTTTAACTATTTTGCGGGATGGTACATTCTCGTAGGTTCTCTTGTATTCGGCTTTGGAGCTGCATTAGCTGGAGGTTGTAATTTATCCATGCTTTATAGAGCTGCGAGCGGTTACGTTCAGAATTGGATAGAATTATTCGGCATGATGATAGGAACTTATATTTTTGCTATTGGTATTTGGCCTTTTCAACAATACACTATGGAAAAAGGAATATTCTCAACTACCTTAGGGGGTTATGTAGAGTACTTACCCTATGTTATATTCCATTCTGTGTCTCCAATGGCTGTATACATGACCACAATAATCTTATCCTTACCTTTAATCATTCTGGGAATTTACCTTCAGCAATACACTAAAAAGAAATGGAGTATGAATTTTAGAATGAATACACCGGGAATTATGGCATATAAACCACCGGCTCCAGTAAGTATTGGAAAAGAAGGTGAAGAGAAAAAGGATTGGAAAAAGGAAGCTCTGGACATGTTGTTGTTGAAGAAACCTTATGGTACCAACTTATCAACAGTAATATTAGCATTAGACATGATCTTTGTGTTCATTGTGGGTGCCGGTTATACTTTCAACTACCTAGTAATAACTTCTTCTGATGGTGGTAGATTCTTTGAATATCTGCTAATGATCCCTGGAATAAACTTATTCTTAAATACACCGTGGTTTAATGATTCGTTACCCATAGTAGATCCTAGCACATTAATGGTTGTTATGCTATGTATAGGAGCATTTGCCGCATCATTCCTAAGTGGCGATTTCAAAATTAGAATACCAAAAGAGAAAAAGAGACTGTTAATAGGATTTCTTGGTGGAATATTAGTGGGCATTGGAGTAAGAATGGCATTAGGATGCAATGTGGGATTAATGTGGACAAATTTTGCCCAATTAGGTTATGATGGAATAATCTTCCTATTTGGAATGCTAGGAGGTGTGTGGCTAGCTGTAAAAGTTCAAGAGAGGTTATGA
- a CDS encoding thermopsin translates to MRYLVFLILLLPLFIPVSLASIPHPSSQYIYFNVSLSEGYKIVLVSYSNQTFPLLIFTPSQFKYWIKNLTTNAILVTNISKGNYSFYLPQGNYVVVIDGYNNSYPYPQNYKLYTIPYNVYALISQPKNYSAIGIAAYGVGNKSSCVITTNAILGYFNISSIYAYNSTFYVHYGASLQLNAVLRGKNQSLFLQNVIGFNTNKNILQFVTNIWNLTSPSATLNNSFFYFNSTSYFTYKLPFAGYLVINVSNVSNGVKISFGYIIIQNGSITEPVIRFFTTVYFPFKGYILVNPFNLTGNYHAYDTEFVFGGYEDGEITTFISLNATLALYYNSTYGWTPFKSIYTYGVNTGEGVTNLHVSLLHGYANVYVGNENLSLLTTHFDPSNPYLLYIRILPYNYSFYVNSSYKIYFPENISSKYEVARLNSIYVNGVKVENGYVISYTTLPKVVEIYVNYTYYFYVSIILPNGSVLRGWYSNGSEITLPKEIYFNNDERYLLTTNMVYVQQPLINYTPEYVKQFKVMVDNSTYWVNQGSKITLYSPTFFILTVKWIGTYNVTNGAIIEVTSPIVEKEIIGINYVNLCLILVLILALVWLIKRILS, encoded by the coding sequence GTGAGATATTTAGTATTTCTGATACTACTCCTTCCTCTTTTTATTCCAGTCTCATTAGCTTCAATTCCCCATCCTTCTTCTCAATATATTTATTTTAACGTAAGTTTATCAGAAGGATATAAAATAGTATTAGTATCCTATTCTAATCAAACTTTTCCACTTTTGATCTTTACTCCATCACAATTTAAATATTGGATCAAAAATCTGACTACAAATGCAATATTAGTAACGAATATAAGTAAAGGCAACTATTCTTTCTATTTGCCTCAAGGAAACTATGTAGTGGTTATAGATGGTTATAATAACTCTTATCCTTACCCTCAGAACTATAAGTTATATACTATACCCTACAACGTCTATGCGTTAATATCGCAACCAAAAAACTATTCAGCGATAGGTATAGCTGCTTATGGTGTAGGGAACAAGTCATCATGTGTTATAACTACAAACGCAATATTAGGTTATTTCAATATATCATCAATCTATGCGTATAACTCCACGTTTTATGTTCATTACGGTGCATCTCTACAATTAAATGCCGTATTACGCGGAAAAAATCAGAGTCTATTTTTGCAAAATGTAATTGGCTTTAATACGAATAAAAACATTTTACAGTTTGTCACAAATATATGGAACTTAACTTCTCCCTCAGCTACTTTAAATAACTCTTTCTTTTACTTTAACTCTACCTCTTATTTTACGTATAAACTTCCCTTTGCTGGCTATCTTGTAATAAATGTAAGTAATGTAAGTAATGGAGTAAAAATTTCCTTTGGATACATTATTATTCAAAATGGTTCAATAACAGAGCCAGTCATAAGGTTCTTTACTACTGTTTACTTTCCATTTAAGGGTTATATCCTTGTTAACCCTTTCAATTTAACTGGGAATTACCACGCTTATGATACCGAATTTGTTTTTGGAGGATATGAGGACGGTGAAATTACTACCTTTATTTCATTAAATGCCACGTTAGCACTTTATTATAATTCAACTTATGGATGGACTCCTTTTAAGTCAATATATACATATGGGGTGAATACTGGTGAAGGTGTAACAAATCTTCATGTTTCGTTACTTCATGGTTATGCTAATGTTTACGTAGGTAATGAGAACTTATCCCTTCTCACAACTCATTTTGATCCATCAAATCCCTATTTGCTTTACATACGTATTCTCCCTTATAACTATTCCTTTTACGTTAACTCTAGTTATAAAATATATTTCCCAGAAAATATAAGCTCTAAATACGAAGTAGCTAGGCTAAATTCCATCTATGTTAACGGCGTAAAAGTTGAAAACGGTTATGTAATAAGCTATACTACTCTGCCTAAGGTAGTTGAGATTTATGTTAATTATACTTATTATTTTTACGTATCTATTATCCTACCGAACGGTAGCGTATTAAGAGGCTGGTATAGCAATGGTAGCGAAATAACATTACCAAAAGAAATTTACTTTAACAACGACGAAAGATATCTGCTCACGACTAATATGGTATATGTTCAGCAACCTCTAATTAACTATACTCCAGAATATGTGAAGCAATTCAAGGTAATGGTAGATAACTCGACTTATTGGGTAAATCAAGGAAGTAAAATAACCTTATATTCCCCTACGTTTTTCATTTTAACAGTAAAATGGATAGGAACTTATAATGTAACTAACGGAGCAATAATTGAAGTTACCTCCCCTATCGTAGAGAAAGAAATAATAGGCATAAATTATGTGAACCTTTGCCTTATATTGGTTTTAATTCTAGCTTTAGTATGGCTTATAAAACGTATTCTTTCATAA
- a CDS encoding type 1 glutamine amidotransferase domain-containing protein produces MKVLFIVGDEYEDIELLYPFYRVIEEGYQPVIAGKEAGAKIVGKHGYSVIADIAFKDVKVEDYLALVIPGGRGPERIRTLPEVKELTRRFFIDKKPVAAICHGPQVLISAGVIKGKKVTSVASIKDDIIAAGGEYVDAPLVEDENLISSRHPGDLPYFAKGLLKALKSVREKS; encoded by the coding sequence ATGAAAGTCCTTTTCATAGTTGGAGATGAGTATGAAGATATTGAGCTTCTGTATCCATTCTACAGAGTAATTGAGGAAGGATACCAACCAGTTATTGCCGGTAAAGAGGCTGGGGCAAAGATTGTTGGTAAACACGGTTATTCAGTTATAGCAGATATAGCATTTAAAGATGTAAAGGTAGAAGATTATCTTGCTTTAGTTATTCCAGGGGGAAGAGGTCCAGAAAGGATAAGAACTTTACCAGAGGTTAAAGAATTAACTAGGAGATTTTTCATAGATAAAAAACCAGTAGCTGCAATTTGTCACGGTCCTCAAGTATTAATCTCCGCTGGTGTAATAAAGGGTAAAAAAGTTACTTCTGTTGCTTCAATTAAAGATGATATAATAGCTGCAGGAGGAGAATATGTAGATGCCCCTTTAGTAGAGGATGAGAACTTAATTTCATCAAGACATCCGGGAGATTTACCCTATTTTGCTAAAGGGCTTTTAAAGGCTTTAAAAAGTGTGAGAGAAAAAAGCTAA
- a CDS encoding glycosyltransferase has translation MLCVIIPAYNEERRISQTLSLIKQKFPDVEIIVVFEGNDSTPEIVKKFGGIVYENRTRLGKGGSIKFGLQLVNEDKALVIDADLPTIEIEKVINGNADLVIGYRDLRSMPPKRRFLHHGYMFLVKLLFPSLRGFNDIQSGIKLINVRKAKEVLDELIMNDYVFDTNLVYAFVRRGYSVKEIPVSYNHEEEDSKISKNLIKIIIFMFLSLVKLRVYYSPFKKIIYTKTFLRVQDWLINKLR, from the coding sequence ATGTTATGTGTCATTATTCCTGCTTACAATGAAGAACGAAGAATTTCACAAACGCTTTCATTAATAAAACAGAAGTTCCCTGACGTTGAAATAATAGTAGTATTTGAAGGAAATGATAGTACTCCAGAAATAGTGAAGAAGTTTGGAGGGATTGTTTATGAAAACAGAACAAGACTAGGTAAAGGCGGATCAATAAAATTCGGATTGCAACTAGTCAATGAAGACAAGGCTTTAGTAATTGATGCGGACTTACCAACTATAGAAATAGAGAAAGTAATTAATGGAAACGCTGATCTTGTGATTGGTTATAGGGACTTACGCAGTATGCCACCCAAAAGAAGGTTTTTACATCATGGTTACATGTTTTTAGTTAAGCTCTTGTTTCCTTCTTTAAGAGGATTCAATGATATTCAATCTGGAATTAAATTGATAAATGTAAGGAAAGCTAAAGAAGTACTTGATGAGTTGATAATGAATGACTATGTTTTCGATACAAACCTGGTTTACGCTTTTGTTAGAAGAGGATACTCCGTAAAAGAAATCCCTGTGTCATATAATCATGAGGAGGAAGACAGTAAAATATCTAAGAACTTAATTAAAATAATAATATTTATGTTCTTATCGTTAGTTAAACTTCGTGTATACTATTCGCCCTTTAAAAAAATAATATACACAAAAACGTTTTTAAGAGTACAAGATTGGTTAATCAACAAGTTGAGATGA
- a CDS encoding type II toxin-antitoxin system VapC family toxin: MKGENWDKIIEYIPNGITLDISYYETLNVITAAKKKKIIDKEKSKVLYDALNELMKSMKVYSTYNYLKEGFEISNEYNISLYDGLFLALALSHNAELLTFSRNQIKIATKLGIIYNKDLLMNHSY; encoded by the coding sequence ATGAAAGGTGAGAATTGGGACAAAATAATTGAATATATTCCTAATGGAATTACTCTAGATATTTCCTACTACGAGACTCTAAATGTAATTACTGCAGCAAAAAAGAAGAAGATAATAGATAAAGAGAAAAGTAAGGTATTGTATGACGCATTAAACGAACTTATGAAATCTATGAAGGTCTATAGTACATATAACTACTTAAAAGAAGGTTTCGAAATTTCTAACGAGTATAACATATCACTTTACGATGGATTATTTCTAGCCTTAGCTTTATCTCATAATGCAGAACTATTAACGTTTTCAAGGAATCAGATAAAAATTGCTACTAAACTCGGAATAATATATAACAAGGATCTATTAATGAATCATTCCTATTAA
- a CDS encoding sulfurtransferase TusA family protein translates to MELNLIGLCCSQPHLTVYSKLRKMKDGDKIKIITDDFTIIERDILPLVNFFKCKYSVVKDEDKYIIYVEK, encoded by the coding sequence ATGGAATTAAATCTTATAGGATTATGTTGCTCACAGCCACACTTAACAGTTTATTCTAAGCTAAGAAAAATGAAGGACGGAGACAAGATAAAAATAATTACAGATGATTTTACGATTATAGAAAGAGATATTTTACCATTAGTAAATTTTTTTAAATGCAAGTATTCAGTCGTGAAAGATGAAGATAAGTATATAATTTACGTGGAGAAATAA
- a CDS encoding DsrE family protein — MVDYAIMMISGEEEKIYMGIITAIGLVSGGNKVYMFFTMDALKALTKENEKIILNNAKPLKYYIDNLIEMGEGDVEIAACEFGMKVKGITEEQFAYKVKQSGVSEFALKANEAKGVLIF, encoded by the coding sequence ATGGTTGACTATGCTATAATGATGATATCTGGAGAAGAGGAAAAAATATATATGGGGATAATAACTGCAATAGGCCTAGTCTCTGGTGGAAATAAAGTGTATATGTTCTTTACCATGGACGCATTAAAAGCATTAACTAAGGAAAATGAAAAAATTATACTAAATAATGCTAAACCATTAAAGTATTACATAGATAATCTCATAGAGATGGGAGAAGGAGACGTGGAGATTGCAGCTTGCGAGTTTGGAATGAAAGTTAAAGGGATTACTGAAGAACAATTTGCATATAAGGTTAAACAAAGTGGTGTTTCAGAATTCGCCTTAAAAGCTAACGAAGCTAAAGGAGTTCTTATTTTTTAA
- a CDS encoding VapB-type antitoxin, translating into MRLPKELKEKMEKYEVNWDQLIKDFVEKKVEELERENHAKRAKELLSSIDLSTNGFGLKEVRRHREGN; encoded by the coding sequence GTGAGGTTACCTAAAGAGCTTAAGGAGAAGATGGAAAAATATGAAGTTAATTGGGATCAGTTAATCAAGGATTTTGTAGAAAAGAAAGTTGAAGAACTAGAAAGAGAAAATCACGCTAAAAGAGCAAAAGAGTTACTAAGTTCTATAGACCTTTCCACAAACGGGTTTGGTTTAAAAGAGGTGAGGAGACATAGAGAAGGTAATTGA